A single Paraburkholderia sp. D15 DNA region contains:
- a CDS encoding DUF5943 domain-containing protein, producing MQPQLPIDVDADTGVWTTDALPMLYVPRHFFTNNHTAVEEALGLDTYAEILYKAGYKSAYFWCDKEAAKHGISGMAVFEHYLKRLSQRGWGIFTITEADPSTSHARIELHHSSFVLAQPGKEGKLCYMFAGWFAGAMDWVNDTAPQGARKGPPSHSREAQCAAEHHDHCVFEVSPHAA from the coding sequence ATGCAACCGCAACTGCCTATCGACGTCGATGCGGACACCGGCGTCTGGACCACCGACGCGCTGCCCATGCTGTACGTGCCGCGTCACTTCTTCACCAACAACCACACCGCGGTCGAGGAAGCGCTCGGGCTCGATACGTATGCGGAGATTCTCTACAAGGCCGGCTACAAGTCCGCGTATTTCTGGTGCGACAAGGAAGCGGCCAAGCACGGCATCAGCGGCATGGCGGTGTTCGAGCATTACCTGAAGCGCTTGTCGCAACGCGGCTGGGGCATCTTCACGATCACCGAGGCCGACCCGTCCACCTCGCATGCGCGCATCGAACTGCATCACTCGTCGTTCGTGCTCGCGCAGCCGGGCAAGGAGGGCAAGCTCTGCTACATGTTCGCCGGCTGGTTCGCGGGCGCGATGGACTGGGTCAACGACACCGCGCCGCAAGGCGCGCGCAAGGGACCGCCGTCGCATTCGCGCGAGGCGCAGTGCGCGGCCGAGCACCACGATCACTGTGTGTTCGAAGTGTCGCCGCACGCGGCTTAG